The window TAGGATGTTTCATATACTCAACTCGACAGGAACTCCAAACATTGAGGAACGTCAAAGGTACGAACACTACGTGTCTACACTCTCTCGCCAGTTTCTCATATCTAGAAGCTCTCTTAGTGAGAACATCTCAGACAATAGCTACGACGCTGGTGTTGCATTAGCCGTGGAATCTCTTGGATTCTCTGATGATCACCCAAGTGGTGTATCAGCTAAAGAATGCATAGAAACAGCCACAAGAATTAGCCGTGCTCCGATTGAGAGAGCGAGTGAGTTAGCTATTGAGCTTGGTGATGTCTTGCCATCAAGACTAGAGATTCAATGGTACAAAGACAGTTGCGAGGCGTCCCCAAAGAAGCTCGGTTACTATGATAACTTCAAACTATACTCAAATCCAAGAGAGTTAAAGGTGAACATGAGCCGCGCAAAGCTAGCTAAGTTTTGGGACCGTGTGTATGACATGGTGGAGACGAATGAGTTACCTCCTGATTTTGATTTCGAATTGAAATGGCTATTTGCGTCGCAGTTTTACCAGCTCTTAGCCGAACCACTGGACATTGCGTACTTCTACAAGTACAAATATTCAAGGACTGGTACTGGTCATTACATGGAGAATGGGAATAGGCCCAAAAGGTATTTACTGTTTGATAAGTGGTGGAAAGAAAGAGGAGAGTGTCATAGAGTGAAGACTGCGAGAACTCGATATGCTAGCACTACTCAGGATACTTGCTTTTGGGCTAAGGTTGAGGAGGCAAAAGAGTGGTTGGATGATGTGAGAAGCGAAGGTACCAATGAGCAGAGGCGAGCTTCGTTATGGGAAAAGATTGTTGGATTTGAGATATATGCTAATACATTGGTGAAGATGAAGGACGTTTCGCTTGATGTTCTTGCGGAGAACTCGAGTTACCGTGTGTGGGAGAAGAAGCTGACAGAGTTCAAAAAGGATAATGGAATTGGAATGGTTGCTGATGAGAGTGACGCAATGGAGACTTAGCTGGATTAATAGCAACTTAATTTGTAACGATCTCTATCGAATGTTGTTCATCATGTTTATGTAATACTTTCTGATGTATTCTACTATTCTGAAATAATCTTTATCATTTATGTTCAATAAGTTTATGCAATTGAGTTTCTAATGTAAGCTATTAATTAGTCTAAAACCAAGATGGTTGCCTAATCTCCTACATGTAGTATAAGGTAAGCTATTTTCAGGacttaaataaataagtatattGAAAATTGTCAAGACCCACATAGGATTCTTGGAGATTGCCATAAAACACATGATCCAAGAAACTCTTTTCCCCATTCAGATTTTCTTTTCCAAGTACCTTTTTTTTagtataaataatcaaataaataagtCAAGTATACACATATATAGAGATTCTACAAAactttgtgttttcttgtttCATCCTTTATTCATATACCTTACATAACATTTTCATACTAAGTGATTTGACTCGCACGCAATTTCCGATCATTAACAACTTTGACCAAATTAAACTTCATCGCTATGGCGAATTATTATATGTGTTAATTAAAGATTGTAATGTGAATAGAAGAATGTTTTACATACTATTATTGATTATTGATACAATTATATTTCATACCATTATTGTTACAactatttgttttaatataacGTGAATACATTTTTTCTTACAATGAATATTGTATAATATGTCTCTAGAGAAAATAGACGTATATCTATAAATTGTATATAGCAATCGTGCAACCTCCATTAACTAAGCCGTACTAATAGCTCAATGTACACCAAATAACCCTTCTCTCCCGAGTGGTCATAGGCTTCTTAGTTCGCTTCGAAACGATCTCCAAgactatatattaaaataaccGTTTTCTAATTCACATATCTTATTATTTAAACATATCAAAGATTCAAAACCCTTAAACCTGTCTCCCCCAAGAAGCAACAGTGAGTGCACCCTTACGAGGCAATTGCTCCCTACGTACCTCCTCCACTCTACAGCCTACACGTGTAACACCCTCTCCACATGCACAAACTCACACACATTCATGGATCGTATATAATACATTCTTATTGTGAGAGAGagcagagaagagagagagatatggaGAGAACAGAAGCCTTGACGTCATCGTTTATATGGCGGCCAAATGCAAACGCAAACGCAGAGATAACGCCAAGCTGTCCAAGATGTGGATCATCCAACACAAAGTTCTGTTATTACAACAACTACAGCCTCACTCAACCTCGCTACTTCTGCAAAGGCTGCCGTAGATATTGGACCAAAGGCGGCTCCCTCCGCAACGTGCCTGTAGGTGGTGGCTGCCGCAAATCCCGCCGTACCAAATCCTCCTCGAGTAACGCTAAAACCGGCGTAACCGCTAGTTCATGCAACTCCGGTGGTGGCTCACCAAACATAGATCTTGCTCTTGTTTACGCCAACTTCTTGAATCCAAAGCCTGACGAACCCACACTTCGAGAAACATGCGATTTAGCCACAGGCGCTTCGATGGAACCCTCTAATTGGAGTATCGACATCGGTGATGATCATCACCACCATCATTATGATCATCAGGTGGAACACATTATTGAGGAATGTGGTTATAATGGGTTGCCTCCGTTTCCTGGTGAAGAGCTTCTTTCTATTGACACTAATAGTGTTTGGTCTGATGCTTTATTGATTGGTCATAATAACCATATAGAAGTTGGTGGTGTAACTTCGGCTGAGACTGTTCATGAACCGGTGGTTAACTTTGCTGATGAATCCAATGACTCTACCAACTTCTTGTTCGGAAGCTGGAGCCCTTTTGATTTCTCAACCGATGGATAATGATCCatatttgcattaaaaaaaaagagtttgtaTTATACCtatcatatatataacatatacacatttatatgaAGATCTTATGGTTCATTTCATGTAAATTAAGAGAGTCGATTATTTAAGTACAAATTTAAGGGGTAATATGTATACATAGgctacaattttattattttggtagTGATTCTCGACCTAAATATGATGCTATAATAAGTCGTTTTCAAGATTTGCCCAAGAATACCACGTGGAGGTCCTTGTCTTTGGATTCGATTGAGATTTGCTTGTTACTTGAACTTGCAATTCACTGAAAGTGAGACGCACGTGTACCATGGGGACACGTGTGAGAGTTGTTATGTCTCTGGCCTTTCTGTGTGCGTGTATAGATCTTCTCTAAAAGTTGTGTCAGAGAAAGAGCATATTTGTTGCTACTTTTCCTTTTAACTTCTTCCTACAATTAATCAGTTGATTTTTCATTGCCAAAGATAATATTATTGTTCGGTTTTAAGCAAGTACCATCGATTGGAAAAATATGAATAAAGTAATTTTCTATATTGTCTACCTCACAtacatatagaaaaaaatatgtaactGATTGCATATTTTTTAGATGTATATCATTACATTGATAATgattaagttacaaaaaaaaaagataatgaaGAAAAAACACGAATCCAACTCGTTAGTCTTGACTAGTCAAACAATCTTATTAACCATGTAATAGTCTACATGTGGAATCCAATCCAATTCTATATGGAATTTAATATTTACAGCTCTAAACATGCAAACTCATATGAGTACGTAGGACTAACAAATCCTGATAGTCCAATTTATATTCATAACTGTTAAGAGGCTAAGAGGTAGAGAACAATTTCTCTCATCAAGAACAAAGAAATAATCTCGCCACCATAACAAATAATCAGTAGCACTTTAAGGTGATGTTTTCGGTCtcttagtataatttttttgtaaatttaattatgtaatatttctaaaatttctatacataaatattCATAGTAGTGAACTTAAAACATATAATTAGATTGTTTTTTAtgcaacagattgttctcaattgatGAAGATGGTTCGGAACCAGATGAATGACCAGCTTTTGTAAATTACTTGGAGGATGTCAAAACCCTAAAAGAGAGCTTCACCAGATCATAGATCATCTATGTACCAAGGACGCAAAATACAAAGGCGAATAGACTAGTACGCAGTGCTAGAAAGCAACCGTCTTTTGTCGTTCACAAGGATGTAGATCACACGGTTTAGTTTAGagagtcagtatgagtctgtaatagttgacgacaaaaaaaaagattgtttttTATGCAAAAGGTATATATAACTATAATTGGATtgttaaaagagaaaaaaataaatatagagaaaatggTGAAATAGAATAGAGGAAATTCTGCGGGAGGTGGAGGCTTCCTTAGCTTCGCCGCCGCCGGTTCTAGTTCCCGGAAAGGGGAGGCTTTCTTTGCTCCGTTTTTGCCGGTTTTGGCTCCGGAGGGTAGGGGCTCACATAGCTCTACGCTGTCGGTTTAGGTCCCCGTTCTCTTTTGGGGTTTTTTTCTTGGTCTTGTTTTGTTTGGATTGGGTGAAATTTGCGGTGTGGTTCTTGTCGTTAGGATGGTTGTTCGGATTTGAAGGGATGAGCTATCGGTAGCCGATGAAGCTCTCCATCGATGGAGACGACGACAGGAGAAGGAAAGCAGTGTGTTTGAGACTCGGGCTTGATATGCCCAGTAGGCGAGTTGTGATTGGGATGATATCGCGGTTAGTCCGCTGATGCTCTCCGTGACAAGCGCGACGGATGAGAGCCGTTCGACGGTAACCGCCGGGATGAGATGAGGCGTGATTAGGTTAAGCCGACAAGAGTTCCTAGGTTAGGGCAGTGTCGGGGTTTGGGTTTATGGGCCTGTGGGCCGGTTTCTCTAGGGTTTGGCAGGTTGTGGTAATTGGGCCGTGAGCCTTTTATCTTGTAATTTTCTTGGGCTGAGCCCTTtctattttaatgaaatattgacggaaaaaaaaaaaaagaatagaggAAATTCTGCAACTTGTGTTCAGAGGCAAATAAGTTAACGTGGGAAGTTGTTTAATGTCGAGTTTCGTGCGTCACGCACGTTCCCGTATATCTCCACTTGATCCAAGGAAACAGTGATTAAGTTTTGTTACTATAGAAAACagttatacatttatattaatattaaacaaaacGATGTAATCAAATATCTTGTCAAGTCATTTTGTTTAAACTTCAATATTTTAAGAGTTATTTTTGGGTTTacctaggcctgggcattcggggtcctaatcgggtttcggttttatccaatcggatcttagtttttcgggtttatcaaaatcagccccattcagattatataaaaatttggttcgggaccggttcgggttttATCGGATTCggatcggggttagtaaatcttcaaagaaccggttcAACCCGGTGTACTTTTGGGTTTTGGGTTCCAACCGGTTCTTCGGTTTTAAAGTACTTGATttatacctattttgtaaccaaaacataagtaaaatcggttcttcgggtTTAAAGTACTTGATttatacctattttgtaaccaaaacataagtaaaatcgattcagaaataagaaaaaaaacatcaaacatgatCATTCAAAGTCAAACAAAAGGTACGTTGTTATTGATAGAAAAAAAccaataaatgaaatcataaaacgaaaaattaaattctcatgaaatgaaaaaaaatattcaatgaaaataaaaccaaaatctaaaaatttcaagCTTCAACCGCCACTTTCAACTATCAGTAGATAGTTATTGTAGATGCTTAATAatatcttagtgtattttggctACATAtcaggaattgagatcatgtttggtacaagttctttttaggcattttgaatgtttcggattctatcggatatccatttaatttcgggttcggttcggataatacccataacccgaaataccataaaacaagatccattcggtatttatgtcgggttcggatcggttcggattcatttttatcggatcgagttcggttcggattttcgggttcggtttatttgcccagccctaggtTTACCCCCTAGATGAACCTGGAGATTCACCAACTAATAGAAAATCgttattttatattcaatatcttttaaaaaagaaaacaaaatattatcaatttatatcataattttaaataaattaaaaagtaaaaataaataaaaataatactagatgcaaaaaaaaatatgcttTTAACGCCGTCAGCAAAAtattaaacactaaacccttgggtaaactctaaacccttgggtaaacacTAAACCTTTGGCTTTTCTAaacttgggtttagggtttacccaagggtttaaggtttaggattCATGGTTTAggagagtttagggtttagtgttttactgacgacattaaaaatattatttttttgcatttactacttttttatttatttttactttttttgaattttgaaaatcatgatataaattgataatattttgtttctttttttaaaagatactgaaCATAAAATAACCACTTTTTATTGGTCGGTGAACTTACAAGTTCACCTAGGGgatgaacccaagaataactcataTTAATGCATTCTCTTTTTATGTTATGGAGTCAAATGCTGGAGCATACACttcataataaaaattttacatctttataaaataagagaatatatatatatatatatatattctcttattttataaagatgtaatttaaaaaaaaatacatttcaaAAGATacatctttttatattttcactATAATTTTATCAGCAAAAAATGATTAACTGTAAAGTTAAAAACatcaattgtattttttgatttttattggtttataattgtataaataatcgtaaaattatatatttatatctatatttaatatatgtgaaaattctaaaatatgtattattttgaaatggaTAGAAAGTTTGTTTTAAGTGCAGAAAGGACTTCCTCATAAAGATCACAAAACTTGTAAGTTTTTAGTGTACTACTTTTTATTGTGAAAGTagaaattaatattaatgttcACATAAATGTGACTTAGGGAATAGTttattaactttattttttGACAGTGAATAGTGTTTTtattgaaacaaaaattaagCTTAAATGAAATGAATCAACGGATGGAATAACAATCGGGATATATAATCAAAGATCAAAGATAAATCCAGTTTCGCTTACCATACTCATGTAgatcaaaattttgtttatatccAAATTGTAATTTTGCTAATGGGACAGAACTTATGGTAAAAGAAAGTGCATACCCCTGTTCTAAAACAATTCATGGTTAATCCACGATAAATTTAGCAAAATCACATTTTGCTTTAAAAAAAGctttaagaaagaaaaacaaacaaatgggGACCGAATCAAACGTTAGACCACCACCATGCAATCAAAGTCGCCGTGTCGACTTAGCGTCCTTATACATGACTTCAACATT of the Brassica rapa cultivar Chiifu-401-42 chromosome A03, CAAS_Brap_v3.01, whole genome shotgun sequence genome contains:
- the LOC103860761 gene encoding lipase-like PAD4, which gives rise to MEECQFETSELQASLMMSTPLWSDSWSLCNVADSSKSIQIQRIAGTMYVALPEVEINQPGNLVDLKVAGNELFSAFSTSSTSDEPPPMVNGAILELFVSSALFIESQITRGLEKEDREQVVITGYSTGGTVAALTALWLLSVPLSPSYPLLCITFGSPLLGNQSLSSSISRSHVAQNFCHVVSIHDLVPRRNDEQLWPFGTYLFCSDNGGLCLDNAASVRRMFHILNSTGTPNIEERQRYEHYVSTLSRQFLISRSSLSENISDNSYDAGVALAVESLGFSDDHPSGVSAKECIETATRISRAPIERASELAIELGDVLPSRLEIQWYKDSCEASPKKLGYYDNFKLYSNPRELKVNMSRAKLAKFWDRVYDMVETNELPPDFDFELKWLFASQFYQLLAEPLDIAYFYKYKYSRTGTGHYMENGNRPKRYLLFDKWWKERGECHRVKTARTRYASTTQDTCFWAKVEEAKEWLDDVRSEGTNEQRRASLWEKIVGFEIYANTLVKMKDVSLDVLAENSSYRVWEKKLTEFKKDNGIGMVADESDAMET
- the LOC103860763 gene encoding dof zinc finger protein DOF3.5, producing MHKLTHIHGSYIIHSYCEREQRRERDMERTEALTSSFIWRPNANANAEITPSCPRCGSSNTKFCYYNNYSLTQPRYFCKGCRRYWTKGGSLRNVPVGGGCRKSRRTKSSSSNAKTGVTASSCNSGGGSPNIDLALVYANFLNPKPDEPTLRETCDLATGASMEPSNWSIDIGDDHHHHHYDHQVEHIIEECGYNGLPPFPGEELLSIDTNSVWSDALLIGHNNHIEVGGVTSAETVHEPVVNFADESNDSTNFLFGSWSPFDFSTDG